The proteins below come from a single Candidatus Bathyarchaeota archaeon genomic window:
- a CDS encoding site-specific DNA-methyltransferase, with protein MVQIEEDVREKVKSLLRELFQFDNQDLDFGIYRIMNFKRKEIEKFIEQDLIAEAERQFQEYSQVGQADLKNEVERLKAEIVRDFGEGTIDSEGKVKKNSDSPKVKLYDERKKLLEQAQLTQTQVSDVFNHIYEFFSRYYDRGDFIPKRRYGGKNKYYIPYNGEEVALYWATKNMYYVKTGEYFNKYSFRTGRYLITLVLSEAKVEVGNSKGEKKYFLLLPDNPVTINEEAGLVEIRFNYRGLTDEESSRLGKQDIQVALINTAFEQIAASVAKSSVASILKPRAEEEKSPLEKHLNSYVERNTRDFFIHTNLKGFLESEIDFYLKNEVWSLSELEAINENKARLLAAKAKAIHNIATKIIEFLDQIENFQKKLYEKKKLVLSTNYCMTLDRVPSEFYDEIGKNERQVQEWKQLFKLDEITKGSFYNTRNKQTLPVDFLKQYKYLVVDTVFFPQDFKDRLLQQVDNVDEFIEGLMIKGDNFQALRLLEPKFSEKVTCVYIDPPYNLGGDDFLYKDNYQHSSWLTMMKSCLEQATALLKAEGSIFTSIDDTEQSRLRELQNTIFGQDNFVTNIIWQKKYSPQNDAKWFSDNHDFIICYAKKKELWRPNLLPRTDKQNDRYKNPDNDYRGLWKPSGLDVKTYSAAYDYPITTPSGRVVNPPAGACWRVPPKRFKELVQDKRIWFGEDGNNVPCIKRFLSEVKEGITPLTIWTYQEVGHNQEGKQELKAMISEGEIFNTPKAKRLLKRIITIGASSNSIILDFFAGSGTTAEATLDLNMEDSGKRKYILVETGDYFESTMKRRIQKAMFSSVWKDGIPQATNGKSHCFKYQYIENYEDTLNNIIVKESDKTAQETLDRFEDYFLRYMLDYETKESSTRLMMDSFEKPFDYKIRVVNSIEEKTITVDLVETFNYLLGLSVEKIQRFVDGGRVYKVVIGKLENNNLCIIWRDLYRINPEEDKAFIENKILSNKGFDRIYLNGDSLLKNALPIESEFKRLMGA; from the coding sequence GTGGTTCAGATTGAAGAGGATGTTAGAGAAAAAGTCAAGAGCTTGTTGCGGGAGCTTTTCCAGTTTGATAACCAAGACCTTGATTTTGGCATTTACCGCATTATGAATTTTAAACGCAAAGAGATTGAGAAGTTCATAGAGCAAGATTTGATTGCAGAAGCTGAAAGGCAGTTCCAGGAATACAGCCAAGTTGGGCAGGCTGATTTAAAGAATGAAGTCGAGCGGCTAAAGGCAGAGATTGTTCGTGATTTTGGTGAAGGCACAATAGACAGCGAAGGAAAGGTAAAGAAGAATTCGGATTCACCAAAAGTCAAGCTGTATGATGAACGAAAGAAGCTTCTTGAACAAGCTCAACTTACGCAAACTCAGGTAAGCGACGTCTTTAACCATATTTATGAATTTTTCTCTCGATATTATGATAGAGGCGATTTTATCCCCAAGCGCCGCTATGGTGGAAAAAACAAGTACTATATCCCATACAATGGCGAAGAGGTAGCACTCTACTGGGCAACAAAAAACATGTATTACGTTAAAACTGGCGAATATTTCAATAAATATAGTTTCAGAACTGGACGGTATTTAATAACGCTGGTTCTTTCGGAGGCCAAGGTTGAGGTAGGAAATTCAAAAGGAGAAAAGAAGTACTTCTTACTTTTGCCCGATAATCCTGTGACCATCAACGAGGAAGCAGGCTTAGTGGAAATTAGGTTTAATTATAGAGGACTAACTGATGAAGAGTCTTCAAGACTTGGCAAGCAGGATATTCAAGTAGCACTTATCAATACTGCCTTTGAACAAATTGCAGCTTCGGTAGCTAAAAGTTCGGTCGCAAGCATACTTAAACCCAGAGCGGAAGAGGAAAAGTCCCCACTAGAAAAGCACCTTAATAGCTATGTAGAGCGTAACACAAGGGATTTCTTCATCCATACCAATCTGAAAGGATTCCTTGAAAGTGAGATAGATTTTTACCTCAAAAATGAAGTGTGGAGCCTAAGCGAACTTGAAGCAATAAACGAAAATAAGGCTAGGCTTCTTGCAGCAAAAGCAAAAGCCATTCACAACATCGCAACAAAAATTATAGAGTTCCTTGATCAGATTGAGAATTTCCAAAAGAAGCTCTATGAGAAAAAGAAACTTGTTTTGAGTACCAACTATTGTATGACGCTTGACCGAGTGCCCTCTGAGTTTTATGATGAAATAGGAAAAAACGAACGCCAAGTTCAGGAATGGAAGCAACTTTTCAAACTTGATGAAATCACAAAAGGTTCATTTTATAATACTCGTAATAAGCAAACTCTACCAGTTGATTTCCTCAAACAATACAAGTATCTTGTCGTAGATACAGTATTCTTTCCTCAAGATTTCAAGGACCGCTTGCTACAACAAGTAGATAACGTTGACGAGTTCATCGAAGGGCTGATGATTAAAGGCGATAACTTCCAAGCATTACGATTATTAGAACCAAAATTTAGTGAAAAAGTAACTTGTGTCTACATAGATCCGCCATATAATTTAGGTGGAGACGATTTTCTCTATAAAGATAATTACCAGCATTCAAGCTGGTTAACGATGATGAAATCATGCCTTGAACAGGCTACGGCGTTATTGAAAGCTGAAGGATCCATTTTTACTAGTATTGACGACACAGAACAATCTCGTCTAAGAGAGCTGCAAAATACAATTTTTGGGCAAGATAACTTTGTTACAAATATTATTTGGCAGAAAAAATACTCACCGCAAAATGATGCTAAATGGTTTTCTGACAACCACGATTTCATAATTTGTTATGCAAAGAAAAAAGAACTTTGGCGTCCCAATCTACTGCCCAGAACTGATAAGCAGAACGATCGTTATAAAAATCCAGATAATGATTATCGTGGTCTATGGAAACCAAGCGGGCTGGATGTTAAAACATATTCCGCGGCGTATGACTATCCTATTACAACACCCTCAGGAAGAGTTGTGAACCCTCCAGCTGGTGCTTGTTGGCGTGTGCCTCCTAAAAGATTCAAAGAACTAGTTCAGGACAAAAGGATTTGGTTTGGAGAGGATGGAAACAATGTGCCATGTATTAAGAGATTCCTTAGTGAAGTTAAGGAAGGAATAACTCCATTAACTATTTGGACATATCAAGAAGTTGGACATAATCAAGAGGGCAAGCAAGAACTCAAAGCAATGATTTCTGAAGGAGAAATATTCAATACGCCCAAAGCCAAGCGATTGCTCAAGAGAATTATAACAATAGGTGCCAGTAGTAATTCCATAATCTTGGATTTCTTCGCTGGTTCAGGAACAACCGCCGAGGCAACATTGGACTTAAACATGGAAGACTCTGGAAAAAGGAAATATATCCTTGTGGAGACTGGCGATTATTTTGAGTCAACTATGAAACGGCGCATCCAAAAAGCAATGTTTTCAAGTGTATGGAAAGACGGAATACCTCAAGCAACCAATGGAAAAAGTCACTGTTTCAAATATCAATATATTGAAAATTACGAGGACACTTTAAACAACATTATAGTCAAAGAATCTGATAAAACCGCTCAAGAAACTCTTGACCGGTTCGAAGACTACTTCTTACGTTACATGCTTGATTACGAGACTAAGGAAAGCTCCACAAGACTTATGATGGACAGTTTCGAGAAGCCGTTTGATTATAAAATAAGAGTAGTAAATAGCATTGAGGAGAAGACAATTACTGTTGATTTGGTTGAAACATTCAATTATCTTCTTGGATTGTCGGTGGAAAAAATTCAACGGTTTGTCGATGGTGGACGCGTTTACAAGGTGGTAATTGGCAAACTGGAAAATAATAACCTCTGCATTATCTGGAGAGACCTATACCGTATCAACCCTGAAGAGGATAAAGCATTCATTGAAAATAAAATTTTATCAAACAAGGGCTTTGACAGAATATACTTGAACGGCGATAGTCTCCTTAAAAATGCACTTCCAATTGAGTCTGAATTTAAGAGGCTAATGGGAGCATAA
- a CDS encoding tyrosine-type recombinase/integrase, whose protein sequence is MLQRTAPLASAITRNRNLSVEELKSLNLPLIIQGDTVTIERSIDGWKLRQPITIQLSKILAAQEKGLVDYIIRSCLRNQSSIIPYIFEYQSMLKIARHFLRHCSASHASCIIYTTKTKKYAEWLGHNPDAIIQDVKPVGAIPDPLKVQSHCEFLSDYLAHLQDQDLSSGAVSNHIKSIKTFYRVNGVKKVELDEPLSRKVTYKDRAPKPEEIATMLDKAAVREAFIIAAITSGAFREGTFSKLKYRHIKEDYEAGRVPIHIHVEAAITKGKYHDYDTFINAEACQLLKLYLQDRQRGGRSMPPETLTDESPLIRNQQVTDRVLGVSEKAIRHIVHTLAVSTNVSKKLPNSWMYTVRTHSLRKFFRSQLSTAKIDSEIIEYMMGHTINTYEDVQSLGIETLRNLYQTAGLAIRPKTQANRIDQLKEIIRAWGGNPEEILSKDALIRGNHTETQDQTQNHQLSILAENLKQIIRKEAT, encoded by the coding sequence TTGCTACAACGCACAGCACCTTTAGCCTCCGCTATAACCCGCAACCGCAACCTCTCCGTTGAAGAACTAAAAAGCCTCAACCTACCGCTCATAATCCAAGGCGACACAGTCACCATTGAGCGAAGCATCGACGGCTGGAAACTCCGACAGCCCATAACCATACAACTCAGCAAAATCTTGGCAGCCCAAGAAAAAGGACTCGTAGACTACATCATACGCTCATGCCTAAGAAACCAGTCAAGCATAATCCCATACATCTTTGAATACCAAAGTATGCTAAAAATCGCACGGCACTTTCTACGCCACTGCTCAGCATCACACGCCAGCTGCATAATTTACACAACTAAAACTAAAAAATACGCGGAATGGTTAGGCCACAACCCCGATGCAATCATCCAAGACGTCAAACCCGTAGGTGCAATCCCCGACCCCCTAAAAGTACAAAGCCACTGCGAATTCTTAAGCGACTACTTAGCCCACCTCCAAGACCAAGACCTCAGCTCAGGCGCAGTCAGCAACCACATAAAATCCATAAAAACCTTCTACCGAGTTAATGGAGTAAAAAAAGTTGAACTCGACGAACCGCTAAGCCGCAAAGTAACCTACAAAGACCGAGCGCCAAAACCCGAAGAAATCGCGACTATGCTAGACAAAGCTGCAGTACGAGAAGCATTCATCATTGCAGCCATCACCTCAGGCGCATTCCGTGAAGGAACCTTTTCCAAACTCAAATACCGACATATAAAAGAAGACTACGAAGCAGGCAGAGTACCAATCCACATACACGTCGAAGCCGCAATAACCAAAGGAAAATACCACGACTACGACACCTTCATAAACGCAGAAGCATGCCAACTGCTAAAACTGTACCTTCAAGACAGACAAAGAGGCGGCAGATCAATGCCACCAGAAACCTTAACAGACGAATCCCCACTCATCCGAAACCAACAAGTCACAGACAGAGTATTAGGCGTCAGCGAGAAAGCCATCAGACACATAGTACACACTTTAGCAGTCAGCACCAACGTCTCTAAAAAACTACCCAACAGTTGGATGTACACAGTTAGGACTCACAGCTTAAGAAAATTCTTCCGAAGCCAACTCAGCACAGCAAAAATCGACAGCGAAATCATCGAGTACATGATGGGACACACAATCAACACCTATGAAGACGTGCAGAGCTTAGGCATAGAAACCCTAAGAAATCTCTACCAGACTGCAGGATTAGCGATTAGACCTAAAACACAAGCCAACCGCATCGACCAACTCAAAGAGATCATACGTGCATGGGGAGGAAACCCAGAAGAAATCCTATCCAAAGACGCGCTCATCCGAGGCAACCACACAGAAACACAGGATCAGACGCAGAATCATCAGCTCTCGATTCTTGCAGAGAATCTTAAGCAGATTATCCGTAAGGAGGCTACCTAA
- a CDS encoding TRAM domain-containing protein: protein MGGEYEVEITEIMSNGEGLAAVKGFWIFVPNVKVGDKVNVKVTSIDSVSADAEVINQN from the coding sequence ATTGGCGGCGAATATGAGGTCGAAATCACTGAAATAATGTCCAACGGTGAAGGTTTAGCCGCCGTTAAGGGCTTTTGGATTTTTGTACCTAACGTGAAAGTAGGGGATAAGGTTAACGTAAAAGTCACTTCTATTGATTCGGTTAGCGCCGACGCTGAAGTAATCAACCAAAATTGA
- a CDS encoding DUF262 domain-containing protein, producing the protein MKYESMSMRHAVEMIDEKKLLLPHIQRPFVWKYDQVKGFFDSIMREYPINTLLFWRTREEVQIRKFIDNYVEGMNVKETYLKTSEYNNKEKWLVLDGQQRLQALYIALKGTYNGRELYFDLLSGRNTVIDGKNELKYLVEYMTKEEADTQNKSKEHYWFLLKSIVLSDESPTEIKRTILKGMGWTTEETKAVEEIVDDNVGKIKNLFSALELIFYYPIDSVANKYTYDEVLEIFVRSNSGGTMLSKSDLMFSLIKLNWDNAEENFENLLSSMNRQGTFFFDKDFILKTALVWSGRGAKYEVAKFKGIEGEKTLEYIKDIWPKFEASFRWLQDFLDYSRITSAAILPSYNALIPIIVFAGIHDCKVNSPKLKYNMQTWLYKTLLNGNFSGQADRVIDNTKVVLMTNPNPDYFPYKELEDVMVKLKRNVAVDQYTIDSHDHLILNLLYLFSNKTMNFQPTLVCNSPEIDHIFPRSKMTNKYKYPSAMVNNIGNYMFLEKTLNIQKTAIMPEEYFPQAIAEQPDFLKRNCIPENPELHKPENFERFVNTRRKMIYDIVREILVYRE; encoded by the coding sequence ATGAAGTATGAAAGCATGAGTATGAGACATGCGGTAGAAATGATCGATGAAAAAAAATTATTGCTACCTCACATTCAACGGCCGTTTGTTTGGAAATACGATCAAGTTAAAGGTTTTTTTGACTCCATAATGCGAGAATATCCTATTAACACTCTACTCTTCTGGCGAACAAGAGAAGAAGTACAGATACGCAAATTCATAGATAATTATGTCGAAGGAATGAATGTAAAAGAAACATATCTCAAAACAAGCGAATATAACAATAAAGAAAAGTGGCTGGTTTTAGATGGCCAGCAACGTCTACAGGCATTGTATATAGCCCTTAAGGGTACATACAATGGTCGAGAATTGTATTTTGACCTTCTTAGCGGTCGTAATACCGTCATTGATGGAAAGAATGAACTAAAGTATTTAGTAGAATATATGACCAAAGAAGAGGCAGACACTCAAAATAAGTCAAAAGAACACTATTGGTTTTTACTGAAGAGTATCGTCCTTAGTGATGAATCGCCAACCGAAATAAAGAGAACGATACTTAAGGGGATGGGTTGGACTACTGAGGAAACAAAAGCTGTAGAAGAAATAGTTGACGATAACGTAGGTAAAATTAAGAACCTTTTCTCCGCTTTAGAATTAATATTTTATTATCCGATCGATAGCGTTGCAAATAAATATACCTACGATGAGGTACTTGAGATATTCGTTAGGTCCAATTCTGGCGGAACGATGTTAAGTAAATCCGATTTGATGTTCTCACTTATCAAACTTAACTGGGACAACGCAGAGGAGAACTTTGAGAACCTACTATCTTCAATGAATCGGCAAGGAACTTTCTTCTTTGATAAGGACTTCATTCTTAAAACTGCCCTCGTTTGGTCAGGAAGAGGTGCGAAATATGAAGTTGCTAAATTCAAGGGCATAGAAGGAGAAAAAACACTTGAGTACATAAAGGATATCTGGCCAAAATTTGAAGCTAGTTTTCGCTGGTTACAAGATTTCTTAGATTACTCAAGGATAACTTCCGCTGCTATACTTCCAAGCTATAACGCTTTAATTCCCATAATTGTCTTTGCGGGAATCCATGACTGCAAAGTAAACTCTCCCAAGCTCAAATATAACATGCAGACATGGTTGTATAAAACGCTTTTAAACGGTAACTTTAGCGGCCAAGCGGATCGTGTTATAGACAACACCAAAGTCGTTCTTATGACAAATCCAAACCCAGATTACTTCCCATACAAAGAACTCGAAGACGTAATGGTCAAACTGAAGCGCAATGTAGCGGTTGATCAGTATACGATCGATTCTCACGATCATTTGATTCTTAACCTATTGTATCTATTTAGCAACAAAACAATGAACTTCCAGCCTACGCTTGTCTGCAATTCTCCCGAAATCGACCATATTTTTCCGAGAAGCAAAATGACAAACAAGTACAAGTATCCTAGCGCAATGGTGAACAACATAGGCAATTATATGTTCTTGGAAAAAACGCTCAACATTCAAAAAACAGCCATTATGCCTGAAGAGTACTTCCCACAAGCGATTGCAGAGCAGCCTGACTTCCTTAAACGAAACTGTATCCCTGAAAATCCAGAGCTTCATAAGCCTGAAAATTTTGAACGCTTTGTCAACACCAGGCGCAAGATGATATATGACATCGTGAGGGAAATACTGGTTTACCGTGAGTGA
- a CDS encoding ATP-dependent helicase: MSGNNALVEKILNTPKPLSDDQKKAVLSESRYNRIIAGAGAGKTETLTRRIVYLLAVKEVPPAAIVAFTFTEKAAQSMKSRVYQRVGEICGEKATANLGEMYIGTIHAYAKRVLEDHFRFGNYNVLDDNQEIAFLLRHGWGMGLHIPGTSYSACIRDFLRTVNMAWDELLDENELKKRAPEFFRKMKKYEDLLKQHRLLTFGRIIYEAVLKLRQDPDTLNQVKYLLVDEYQDINRAQAELIEYVGRSGGVFVVGDPRQSIYQWRGSDERFFSSFTEKFPDALPISINENRRSTKRIVRNANKFADSFERAHYEAMDATRSEEGFVAIACSETPETEAVWIVDQIQALMKANEGLKFSDFGILTRSVSTSAGPLIDVFKDRRIPYIVGGKVGLFKRDEAQALGRIFAWFSEDGFWTQDPYKWGEKITGVDLLISALVYWDTAHGHGHPKDAEKRLREIKADLNSAKSTYSNFTKIYYDVLNALGFDCLDYSDRNDGAIMANLGRFNNLLTDFESANRIGGHSPKWIRDLKDLCWFMSTYAISAYEEQPSDDIRGVDAVQVMTVHQAKGLEWPAVFLFATVNTRFPSRMVGRPQDWCDVPRNMFDVARYESDIDDERRLFYVAITRAKDALIVSHFSKINKNCSRSDFVDSMDLAYTVPLNDGEAIPPIVLYPGTSSDEIQTYSAGEIVTFGICPHMYLLRELWGYQPQLDPALGYGNAMHYCLKRAGELVQEGYSPVSAVATSVEEDFHMPFVGGSVFDNFKNSAKKRLVNFSQKYGDDLKRIEEVEYRIEFPINDDGVTSATIMGKVDVILKNGGELEVRDYKSSEEARTLEEVSTQIQLYTTGLKTMGRPVSSGSVAYLDEADVKPVDVSDQSLTTAKQNAQKVVEHIAKRKFNPTPGKSCERCDQSQICRWRK, encoded by the coding sequence ATGTCTGGTAACAATGCATTAGTAGAAAAAATCCTCAACACACCAAAACCATTATCCGACGACCAAAAAAAGGCTGTCCTGTCCGAATCCCGCTACAACCGCATAATTGCAGGCGCCGGTGCAGGAAAAACTGAAACCCTGACTAGACGCATTGTCTATCTTTTGGCAGTTAAAGAAGTGCCTCCCGCAGCGATTGTTGCGTTCACTTTTACTGAGAAAGCTGCGCAGAGCATGAAAAGCCGCGTTTACCAGCGTGTGGGCGAGATTTGTGGAGAGAAAGCCACCGCCAACTTGGGCGAGATGTATATTGGCACTATCCATGCTTATGCAAAAAGAGTTCTTGAAGACCATTTCCGCTTTGGAAACTACAACGTGTTAGATGATAATCAGGAAATTGCTTTTCTTTTGCGGCATGGTTGGGGAATGGGGCTTCATATTCCGGGTACTTCGTATTCTGCTTGTATTCGTGATTTTCTGCGGACTGTTAACATGGCTTGGGATGAGTTGTTAGATGAGAATGAACTCAAGAAGCGGGCACCTGAATTCTTTAGGAAAATGAAAAAGTACGAGGATCTTTTGAAGCAGCACCGCTTGCTGACTTTTGGCAGGATTATCTATGAGGCCGTTTTGAAGTTAAGGCAAGACCCGGACACTTTGAATCAGGTGAAGTATCTTCTTGTTGATGAGTATCAGGACATTAACCGTGCTCAAGCTGAACTAATAGAGTATGTCGGCAGAAGCGGCGGTGTTTTCGTTGTCGGTGACCCAAGGCAGAGCATCTATCAATGGCGTGGTTCAGATGAACGATTCTTTTCCTCGTTTACAGAAAAATTTCCCGATGCCTTACCAATTAGTATTAATGAGAATCGTAGAAGCACTAAACGAATAGTTAGAAATGCTAACAAGTTCGCTGATAGTTTTGAGCGAGCGCATTATGAAGCAATGGATGCCACTCGATCTGAAGAGGGTTTTGTTGCCATCGCTTGCAGTGAAACGCCTGAGACGGAGGCTGTCTGGATTGTTGATCAGATTCAAGCTCTTATGAAGGCGAATGAAGGCTTAAAGTTCTCGGATTTTGGTATTCTCACCCGAAGCGTCAGTACATCAGCGGGTCCATTGATTGATGTGTTCAAAGATAGACGTATCCCCTACATTGTGGGCGGCAAAGTTGGTCTCTTCAAGAGAGACGAAGCGCAAGCATTAGGGCGAATATTTGCTTGGTTCTCTGAGGACGGCTTTTGGACACAAGACCCATACAAATGGGGCGAGAAAATTACTGGTGTTGATTTGTTGATTTCAGCGCTGGTTTATTGGGATACAGCGCATGGTCATGGCCACCCGAAAGATGCTGAAAAAAGGTTACGAGAAATTAAGGCTGATTTGAACTCTGCTAAATCAACCTATAGCAACTTTACCAAAATCTACTATGACGTTCTGAATGCTTTAGGCTTTGATTGTTTAGATTACTCCGACCGCAACGATGGAGCTATAATGGCTAACTTGGGTCGGTTCAACAATCTCTTAACTGACTTTGAGTCGGCTAACCGAATTGGCGGTCACAGTCCAAAGTGGATTCGAGACCTCAAAGACTTATGCTGGTTCATGAGCACCTACGCGATTTCTGCATATGAAGAGCAACCCTCAGACGATATCAGAGGCGTTGACGCAGTTCAAGTAATGACTGTTCACCAAGCCAAGGGTCTAGAATGGCCTGCAGTTTTTCTTTTTGCCACAGTGAACACTCGCTTTCCGTCCCGCATGGTTGGACGTCCACAAGATTGGTGCGACGTTCCCCGAAACATGTTTGACGTTGCCAGGTATGAAAGTGATATTGATGATGAGCGTCGGCTTTTTTACGTCGCCATTACTCGTGCTAAGGATGCCTTGATCGTTAGTCACTTCTCGAAAATCAACAAGAACTGCTCACGTAGTGACTTTGTTGATTCAATGGATTTAGCTTATACTGTTCCGTTGAATGATGGAGAAGCGATTCCGCCTATTGTTTTGTATCCGGGCACTTCCTCCGATGAGATTCAGACGTATTCAGCAGGAGAAATAGTCACCTTTGGCATCTGTCCGCACATGTACCTTTTGCGAGAGCTTTGGGGTTACCAGCCACAGCTTGACCCCGCACTTGGATATGGAAATGCAATGCACTATTGTCTAAAGAGGGCGGGTGAACTTGTCCAAGAAGGTTACAGTCCTGTCAGTGCGGTTGCTACAAGCGTCGAAGAAGACTTTCACATGCCCTTTGTCGGCGGCAGTGTATTTGATAACTTTAAGAACAGCGCAAAGAAGCGTCTGGTTAATTTTTCGCAAAAATATGGTGATGACTTAAAGCGCATAGAAGAAGTTGAGTACCGAATCGAGTTTCCGATCAACGACGACGGCGTCACAAGCGCAACCATAATGGGCAAAGTCGATGTTATCCTCAAGAATGGCGGAGAACTAGAAGTCAGAGACTACAAAAGCTCAGAAGAAGCCCGAACCCTAGAAGAAGTCTCAACTCAAATCCAGCTGTACACAACAGGCCTAAAAACCATGGGCAGACCCGTTTCAAGCGGCTCCGTAGCGTACCTTGACGAAGCAGATGTGAAACCCGTTGATGTCTCCGACCAAAGTCTAACTACAGCGAAACAAAATGCACAAAAGGTTGTAGAGCATATAGCTAAACGCAAGTTTAATCCCACACCAGGCAAAAGCTGCGAGCGGTGTGACCAAAGCCAAATATGCAGATGGAGGAAGTAG
- a CDS encoding fasciclin domain-containing protein, producing MADIVDIAISAGNFKTLVTAVQAAGLVDTLKSPGPFTVFAPTDEAFGKLPAGTVDGLLKDIPKLKSILTYHVVSGKVTLADVAKLKTAKTVEGEDVKVDAHRWHGHSLPKINDANIVKADIMADNGVIHVIDKVLMPPMEMAH from the coding sequence ATGGCTGATATCGTTGATATCGCAATCTCTGCAGGTAACTTCAAAACTTTGGTGACTGCCGTTCAAGCAGCTGGATTGGTGGATACATTAAAAAGCCCCGGTCCATTCACGGTGTTTGCTCCAACCGATGAGGCCTTCGGAAAGCTGCCCGCGGGAACAGTTGATGGTCTCCTTAAGGATATTCCCAAGCTGAAATCAATCTTGACTTATCATGTTGTATCAGGAAAAGTCACTTTGGCTGATGTGGCTAAGCTTAAAACCGCCAAGACTGTTGAAGGCGAAGACGTTAAAGTTGACGCTCACCGATGGCACGGTCATAGTCTGCCCAAAATCAATGATGCAAATATTGTGAAAGCGGACATTATGGCAGATAACGGCGTAATTCATGTTATAGACAAAGTTTTGATGCCGCCGATGGAGATGGCACACTAA